Part of the Paludisphaera borealis genome, CCGACAAGCTCAAGGAAATCATGCGGCTCCGCGAACCTCTGGGCGATCCCAGCCTCAACTGAGGCGGGAATCTCGCGCCGGTGGCGTCCTGTAAAGCTCGCGCGAAATCCCTATCCTGGTTGGCGAGCCCTTCCGATTCGGGAGGCGGCCGCAACGGACGTGGGAGATCAGCGAACGTGTCTAGCTTGGACGGCGAGGCGAAGCGGGGGGCGGCGACGCAAGGTTTGCATCGCGTCGTGGTGATCGGCGCCGGGTTCGGCGGCCTGGCGGCGATTCAGACGCTGCGGCGGGCTCCGGTGCGGCTCTCGGTCGTCGACCGACAGAACTACCATCTGTTCCAGCCGCTCCTGTACCAGGTGGCGACCGCCGGGCTGAACCCGAGCGACATCTCGGGGCCGATCCGTCGCATCCTCCGCCAGCAACGGAACGCCGACATCCTCCTCGCCGACGTGGTCGGGATCGACCTGGCTCGAAGAACCGTGATCCTGGCCGACGGCGAGTTGGGTTACGACAGTCTGATCATAGCGGCCGGGGCGACTCACTCGTATTTCGACCATCCGGAGTGGGAAGAGTTCGCGCCGGGGTTGAAGTCGATCGAGGATGCGCTGGTGATCCGCCGCAAGGTCCTCCTGGCCTTCGAGATCGCCGAGCGCGAGACCGACGAGGCGCGGCGCCGGGAGTGGCTGACCTTTGTGATCGTGGGGGGCGGACCGACGGGCGTCGAACTGGCGGGCACGCTCCGCGACGTCGCCCGGATGACGCTGGCGCGCGACTTCCGGCACATCGACCCGGCCTCGGCCCGGGTGATTCTGATCGAAGGCTCCCCCCGCGTATTACCGTCGTACGTCGAACAGCTTTCCGAGAGTGCGAAGCGTCAACTCGAAACGCTGGGCGTGGAAGTACGCTCCGGCGTCCACGTCACGGGCATCGACGCCGAAGGGGTGTGGATCGGTTCCGAGCGGATCAAGGCGCGGACCGTTCTATGGGCGGCCGGCGTCTCGGCGTCTCCCCTGGGGAGGATGATGGGCGTGCCGCTGGATCGAGCGGGCCGCGTCATCGTCGAGCCCGATTTGACCATCGCCGGCTATCCCGAAGTCTACGTGATCGGCGATCTGGCCCATGCCGAGCAAGACGGCCGGCCGGTGCCGGGAGTCGCGCCGGCGGCCGCGCAGATGGGCAAGCACGCGGCCCGGAGCATCCTCCGCGCTCTCGGAGGCAAGCCGCGCGAGCCGTTCCGCTACGTCGACAAGGGGTCGCTGGCGACGATCGGCCGCGGCGCCGCCGTCGCCCAGATCGGCCGCCTGAAGATCTCGGGCTTCTTCGCATGGCTACTCTGGCTGTTCGTCCACATCTTCTTTCTGATCGGCTTTCGCAACCGGCTGTTCGTCATGATCCAGTGGGCCTGGTCGTACATCAGTTACGATCGCGGCGCGCGGTTGATCACCGGCCGGGCCGAAGGCCCTCTGGTCCATGGCCTGACCGAAAGCCGGCTGCCGTCCACAACGCAAGCCGAGGCGATCAAGTGAACGGCTGAGCCGTCGATTCTCGTGGAAATCCCCCGCCCGAGCGGCGAGAATCCTATCCCCGCGTCGATCGCAGGGCGGACCGTGTTCCCGAACGTCTCCATGGCATGAAGCGAGGTTGCGTGGGCGATGTCGCCCATGCGGAGTAAGCATGATGAATGTTGGAAGTTCCACGATCCGTTGCACGTTTCTCGTCCTGCTGACGGCGGCCGTCGGCTGTGGTTCATCGAGCCATAGCCAGGCGGAGACCAACCCGGCCGGCGCGTTCGTCGTCAAGCCCTACATCCAGCTCGGCGATCCTGCAGACCCTCGCAAGATCGACGGCCTGGACGTCGTCTGGCACGCCGCCGACGTCGACGCCGGCTGGAAAGTCGAGTACCGGGCGGCCGACGACCAGCCCTGGCGGTCGACGGACGCGCCTCGGAGCCAGAGGATCGCCGTCGTGGGACAGCCGCCGCACCGGGTCTATCGAGCCGGTCTCCGCGACCTGACGCCCGGCGGCGTTTGCTCGTACCGCGTCATTCGAGGGGACGAGGTCGTTTTCTCGTCGACCGTGAAATCACCGAAGGCCAAAGAGCAGCCGCATCGCTTCGTGGTCTTCGGCGACTGCGGGGCCGGGACCCCTGGCGAGAAAGCCGTCGCCTATCAGGTCCACAGTGCGAACCCCGACTACGTGATGATCACCGGGGACATCGTCTACAGCCGAGGACGGGTTTCCGAGTACCGCGACAAGTTCTGGCCGGTCTACAACGCCGACGAGGCCTCGCGCGACGTCGGCGCTCCGCTGCTCCGTTCGACGCTGTTTCTGGCCGCGGCCGGCAACCACGACATCGCGGATCGAGACCTGGGCAAGAACCCCGACGGACTGGCGTTCTTCTTCTACTGGGACCAGCCGCGCAACGGTCCCGCGCTCCGGGACGGCGGCCCCCACGTGCCGCCGCTCAGGGGCCCCGAGGAGAACCAGAAGGCGTTTCGCGAGTCAGCCGGCGACGCCTATCCGGGGGCCGGAAACTTCTCGTTCGACTACGGGAACGCCCACTGGACCGTCCTCGACACCAACGCGTACGTCAACTGGACGGCCCGCGAAATGCGCGCCTGGGTTGAACGCGACCTCGCCGCCGCCCGTGACGCCGATTGGCGGTTCGTCTCGTTCCACCAGCCCCCCTTCAACTCGTCGAAGGCCCACTTCGCCGACCAGTTGACGCGCGTGCTCGCCGATGTCTTCGAAGCCGGCAAGGTCGACGTCGTCTTCAGCGGCCACGTCCACAACTATCAGCGTACCTACCCGCTCCGGTTTACCCTGGCCGTCGACGCCGCCGGCCGCGCCGTCAAGCCGGGCGAACTGCTGGGCGGCTCGTTCGTCCTCGATCGCGCGTTCGACGGCCGGACCATGACGCGCCCCCAGGGCGTCATCTACCTGGTCACCGGCGCGGGAGGCGCGACCCTCTACGATCCAAGCCAGCAGGACGACCCCGATTCATGGCAGGAGTTCACGTGCAAGTTCGTTTCCAAGATCCACTCCCTGACCGTCGCCGACGTCCAGGGCAAGACCCTGACCGTCCGCCAGATCTCGGCCGACGGCAACGAGCTGGATAAGTTTAGTGTGACTAAATAAGCTCGGCCGGCTCTCGGCGCGACGAACGATCGGGACCGCGCGGTCCCGACGGTGGTCGATTTCTTCGTCGCTAGTCCGTCTCGCCCGGGGATTTTTGTTGCTTACGACCTGACGATCAGGTGGGATATTACGGAGGAAATCCTGCTTGGGATGGGGCTTGCATTGCACGTCGAGTCGACGCGAGGCGGTCGGGATGATCGAGAGTTCGGAAAAACATGAGGGGTTCGCGTACAGTCGCGCGCGCTGGGACTGGGCGAGTTCGGCCGATCATGCGTACTGGATCACGGGCACGAGCTCGGTCGACCATTTCGACCGGTCGGGCTGGGCCGACGCCTGTAATCTCGCGACGTTGTGTCCGGGCTACCGCGACCAGACGATTCTGGAGTGGGGCAGCGGCAGCGGCCGCGTGACCCAGTATCTCTGCCGGATGTTCCGGCGCACTCATGCGGTCGACATCTCCAGCGGCATGCTCGGCTTGCTCGCCCAGCGAGGCTTTCCGGATCTCTCGCTACACCATACGGATGGGGCGGAACTGCCGCCGGGGATCGCGGTGGACGTCGTTTATTCGTATATTTGCTGGATGCACAACCGCAAGGAGGATCTGCCGGCGATCATGCGAGCCTGTCGCGCGGTCTTGAAGCCGACCGGCAAGTTGGTGTTTCAGCTCCCCGTCTACGACGAGCCGCGATCGCCTCGGACGTTCATCGATACGGCGTGCTGGACGCCTCGAGAATTCCTGGAGCTGGCCGAGGAGACGGGTTTCGCCGTCACGCGGATGACGGCCAGCGTCGGTGCGTTCGCGCCTGAGTCGATGGGAGCCAACCACTTCGATCTGCACGAATGGCGGCCCCGGCCGTGCGCGTCGTCGAATCACGATGCCAACGGGCGGCCGGCGTCGATCTGAGTCGGAGAGGGAGGTTATGAGTCAACCCGCTGACTGTCCTGATGACGATCAACTGCGCGAGTACGCCGCGGGACGGCTGCGCGCCGAGTCGTTTTCGACCGTCGCCGCGCATTTGCGCTCGTGCACGAAGTGTCGATTGCAGGTCTTCGCCGGAGAGCCGACGATCGAGGACGAGGGGCCGCACAGTTTCCGTTTCGATTTGACGGGCGACACTCTGAACGACGCCGAGAGGGTCAACCCTCGCACCGACTACGACGCCAAGCTCAATCGAGACGACGCCGACAGCGCGGTCCGCTATCTGTTCCCCGATCGTCAGGGGAGCAGCCTGGGCTGGCTCGGCAACTACGAGGTCGAATACGAACTCGGTCGCGGCGGCATGGGGATCGTCTTCAAGGGGTTCGATCCGCTGTTGCATCGCGTCGTCGCGATCAAGGTCATGGCGCCGCCGCTGGCGGTCAACGAACGCGCCCGGCTGCGGTTCTCACGCGAAGCGCGCGCGGTAGCGGCGATCAACCATCCCAACGTCGTCACGATCCACGCCGTCAGCGAGCACAAGGACGTGCCCTACCTGGTCATGGAATACGTGGCCGGCGAGTCGCTCGAGGATCGGATTCGCCATCGTCGCCCGCTGCCTACTCTGGAGATCGTGCGGATCAGCGCGCAGATCGCCGACGGCCTGGCCGCGGCCCACGCGGTGGGGACCATCCATCGCGACGTCAAGCCGGCGAACGTCATGCTGGAGAACTCGGTCGACCGGGTCAAGATCGGCGATTTCGGCCTGGCGCAGGTCGCCCTCGACTGCGCCGATCTGACCCCGACCAACCAGGTCCTCGGCACCCCCTCGTACATGTCTCCCGAGCTGGTCGAGGGTAAGGAAGTCGATGCGCGCAGCGACCTCTTCAGCCTCGGATGCGTCATCTACGCGATGGTCGTCGGCCACTCTCCGTTCATCGGCAGTCACATGCTCGACGTCGTTCGCCGGGTGAGCGACTTCGACCCCCTCCCGCTCGACGAGGTCGACCCGAGCATCCCCAAGTCGCTCGCGGCCTTGGTTAGCCGCCTCCTGGAGAAGGAACCGAAGAACCGCATCCAGTCCGCGAACGAAGTCGCCGACGAATTGCGGCGGCTGTTGACCACCGAGAGCCTCGAACCGTCGCGGGACGTCACTCCGTTGCTCTCGCAGCCCAGGAGCCTGTTCTCGCAACCCGAGAGGCGCGGCCTCCTGAAGCGCGGTGCCGTCGTGGGGTTGCTTGGGGTGGTCGCGGTCGCGGCGATCGCCTCGGCGTGGTGGTGGCGGCCCTCTTTGTCGTCGTGGTTTCGGCCGCAGCCGGTCGCGCGGTCGGGGAACCAGCCTTTGACGGTCTCGCACGATGGGGCCGCCGATTTCACGGACCTTCGCAAGGCCGTCGAACAAGCGAAGCCCGGCGCGACCATTCAGATTCTCGACGACGGCCGCTACGAGGGGCCGATCATTATCACCCCGTTGCAGCGGTTGAGCGGCCTGACCATCGAATCGCC contains:
- a CDS encoding class I SAM-dependent methyltransferase, translating into MIESSEKHEGFAYSRARWDWASSADHAYWITGTSSVDHFDRSGWADACNLATLCPGYRDQTILEWGSGSGRVTQYLCRMFRRTHAVDISSGMLGLLAQRGFPDLSLHHTDGAELPPGIAVDVVYSYICWMHNRKEDLPAIMRACRAVLKPTGKLVFQLPVYDEPRSPRTFIDTACWTPREFLELAEETGFAVTRMTASVGAFAPESMGANHFDLHEWRPRPCASSNHDANGRPASI
- a CDS encoding FAD-dependent oxidoreductase, giving the protein MDGEAKRGAATQGLHRVVVIGAGFGGLAAIQTLRRAPVRLSVVDRQNYHLFQPLLYQVATAGLNPSDISGPIRRILRQQRNADILLADVVGIDLARRTVILADGELGYDSLIIAAGATHSYFDHPEWEEFAPGLKSIEDALVIRRKVLLAFEIAERETDEARRREWLTFVIVGGGPTGVELAGTLRDVARMTLARDFRHIDPASARVILIEGSPRVLPSYVEQLSESAKRQLETLGVEVRSGVHVTGIDAEGVWIGSERIKARTVLWAAGVSASPLGRMMGVPLDRAGRVIVEPDLTIAGYPEVYVIGDLAHAEQDGRPVPGVAPAAAQMGKHAARSILRALGGKPREPFRYVDKGSLATIGRGAAVAQIGRLKISGFFAWLLWLFVHIFFLIGFRNRLFVMIQWAWSYISYDRGARLITGRAEGPLVHGLTESRLPSTTQAEAIK
- a CDS encoding metallophosphoesterase; the protein is MMNVGSSTIRCTFLVLLTAAVGCGSSSHSQAETNPAGAFVVKPYIQLGDPADPRKIDGLDVVWHAADVDAGWKVEYRAADDQPWRSTDAPRSQRIAVVGQPPHRVYRAGLRDLTPGGVCSYRVIRGDEVVFSSTVKSPKAKEQPHRFVVFGDCGAGTPGEKAVAYQVHSANPDYVMITGDIVYSRGRVSEYRDKFWPVYNADEASRDVGAPLLRSTLFLAAAGNHDIADRDLGKNPDGLAFFFYWDQPRNGPALRDGGPHVPPLRGPEENQKAFRESAGDAYPGAGNFSFDYGNAHWTVLDTNAYVNWTAREMRAWVERDLAAARDADWRFVSFHQPPFNSSKAHFADQLTRVLADVFEAGKVDVVFSGHVHNYQRTYPLRFTLAVDAAGRAVKPGELLGGSFVLDRAFDGRTMTRPQGVIYLVTGAGGATLYDPSQQDDPDSWQEFTCKFVSKIHSLTVADVQGKTLTVRQISADGNELDKFSVTK
- a CDS encoding serine/threonine-protein kinase, coding for MSQPADCPDDDQLREYAAGRLRAESFSTVAAHLRSCTKCRLQVFAGEPTIEDEGPHSFRFDLTGDTLNDAERVNPRTDYDAKLNRDDADSAVRYLFPDRQGSSLGWLGNYEVEYELGRGGMGIVFKGFDPLLHRVVAIKVMAPPLAVNERARLRFSREARAVAAINHPNVVTIHAVSEHKDVPYLVMEYVAGESLEDRIRHRRPLPTLEIVRISAQIADGLAAAHAVGTIHRDVKPANVMLENSVDRVKIGDFGLAQVALDCADLTPTNQVLGTPSYMSPELVEGKEVDARSDLFSLGCVIYAMVVGHSPFIGSHMLDVVRRVSDFDPLPLDEVDPSIPKSLAALVSRLLEKEPKNRIQSANEVADELRRLLTTESLEPSRDVTPLLSQPRSLFSQPERRGLLKRGAVVGLLGVVAVAAIASAWWWRPSLSSWFRPQPVARSGNQPLTVSHDGAADFTDLRKAVEQAKPGATIQILDDGRYEGPIIITPLQRLSGLTIESPRGATLFASEKEITLLEVRDTPGITVRGLRLECGREQHGVVLYKNVSGMVLDKLQIDQPAGSRKAAVYLTNGTRGSAESPARLSELDVTAGGLGIVLGGETLGAAISSVRIERCRIRGSGLLIILENDIHDVTVSECILSDGQIGVTLDVTGEDPVANMMIRNNTFFGLNSWISLGKSRDDLTNLSIARNLIIDCDGTNPSRHDLSVAGPRWFEGNVWRGGRGVAGAGFVAQVVDDVPLLSLDPASPDYLRPAEPATISVKDAATGGSAFAGAVLPRHEAPPTHP